From the genome of Chanos chanos chromosome 5, fChaCha1.1, whole genome shotgun sequence, one region includes:
- the and2 gene encoding actinodin2, whose product MTNHMWYLECNITRGLIVQNSQQEVIQGKRPPRSPNSLLAGQHFPSFVWCNIWFLTICVLTFLLMSLADLLRAGPIMQPEKEDVAETVTEEKTEVEAPKIRNRRNIAYYRRIPDFWAYYKYFLDTHNQEGVEAMDRIYRAYLQNKHRTEEGPTFNHYLTHLSEIYKACADSDDPDCISESTSKPKAKIVMPVPLRDAVLKVCNPYLDPYCLYAITPKAAAEEPSPAPPLPAPAKVPAPIFTPLLPMPLRTPHGYHYYAPVLESFLSAEQKAELLRICNPSDVECLQYHLRAAYGYRPALGPLPSYAHLSCDPTKDPYCQPRLVAKGPSGLYHLYPSCDPVNDPLCVSSIFGPAAQTAESGEEAPKLQSCNPLFDEGCNPLTATKLAGLTKPVLEFVQKDQPATPNLACDPLHDPYCLMGAAAALKKPPPLLPQFQSRYQLGVRGKTKEGYDCYLFYDEGCKPVESQDLKASAASTKPDCHPYDPSCGKFAPQASAGAGPAKTVRDGIIEPHPDCDPEVDYNCRLRRAEPASEEKPTEEYRDEPVQQESGHGDPYAGYVAPEYPVPRFEDFLRGYMGQYKK is encoded by the exons ACAA ggAAAGCGCCCGCCGCGCTCACCAAACAGCTTATTAGCGGGTCAGCATTTTCCCTCATTTGTGTGGTGTAACATCTGGTTCTTGACAATTTGTGTTCTTACTTTTCTTTTAATGTCTCTTGCAGACCTGCTGAGGGCTGGTCCAATAATGCAACCAGAGAAAGAGGATG ttgcTGAGACTGTTactgaggaaaagacagaggttGAGGCACCAAAGATCCGAAACAGGAGGAACATTGCATATTACAGACGTATTCCTGATTTCTGGGCCTATTACAAATACTTCTTGGACACCCACAACCAGGAGGGT GTTGAGGCAATGGACCGCATTTACCGTGCTTACttgcagaacaaacacagaactgagGAAGGGCCAACTTTCAACCATTACCTCACTCACCTGAGTGAGATCTACAAGGCTTGTGCTGACTCTGATGACCCAGACTGCATTTCAGAATCCACCAGCAAGCCCAAAGCAAAGATCGTCATGCCAGTGCCTCTTAGGGATGCAGTTTTGAAGGTGTGTAACCCATACCTTGATCCCTACTGCCTCTATGCCATTACCCCAAAGGCTGCTGCTGAGGAGCCATCCCCAGCACCTCCTCTACCAGCCCCAGCTAAAGTCCCTGCCCCCATTTTCACCCCCCTGCTCCCAATGCCCctgaggaccccacatggcTACCATTACTATGCCCCAGTCCTGGAGTCCTTCCTGTCAGCTGAGCAAAAGGCAGAACTTCTCCGCATATGCAACCCCTCTGATGTAGAGTGTCTGCAGTACCACCTTCGTGCTGCCTATGGCTACAGGCCTGCTCTTGGCCCTTTGCCTTCATACGCTCATCTTAGCTGTGATCCAACCAAAGATCCTTATTGCCAACCAAGGCTGGTGGCCAAAGGTCCTTCAGGTTTGTATCATTTATATCCTTCCTGTGACCCTGTGAACGACCCTCTCTGCGTCTCCAGCATATTTGGCCCTGCTGCCCAGACAGCTGAAAGTGGAGAGGAGGCCCCCAAACTTCAGAGTTGCAATCCGCTTTTTGATGAAGGCTGCAACCCACTCACAGCAACCAAGCTGGCAGGACTCACCAAGCCTGTTTTGGAGTTTGTCCAAAAGGACCAACCTGCAACTCCAAACCTTGCTTGTGATCCACTCCACGATCCTTACTGCCTTATGGGAGCTGCTGCGGCCCTTAAGAAGCCTCCACCACTCCTCCCCCAGTTCCAGTCCCGCTACCAGTTAGGCGTTAGGGGTAAGACAAAGGAGGGATATGACTGCTATCTGTTCTATGATGAAGGGTGCAAACCAGTGGAGTCCCAAGACCTCAAGGCTAGCGCTGCCAGCACCAAACCAGACTGTCATCCCTATGATCCCAGCTGTGGCAAGTTTGCCCCTCAGGCATCCGCTGGAGCAGGGCCAGCTAAAACAGTCAGGGACGGGATCATCGAACCCCATCCCGACTGTGACCCCGAAGTTGACTACAACTGCCGTCTGAGAAGAGCTGAGCCAGCATCAGAGGAGAAGCCCACAGAAGAATACAGAGACGAGCCTGTCCAACAAGAGAGTGGTCACGGTGACCCCTACGCTGGCTATGTAGCCCCAGAATACCCTGTTCCTCGATTTGAAGATTTCCTGAGAGGATACATGGGTCAGTACAAGAAATAA